In a genomic window of Mycolicibacterium neoaurum VKM Ac-1815D:
- a CDS encoding cellulase family glycosylhydrolase: MFAAALVGASVQTGAPPPPTQDVQQVSAQVTLAAAIDTSPNAVGIAESELYFMTPAEVEVALDTMESLGVTQIRIFVPWRAVVPAPGVYNWSEVDKVVDAAYERGIAVMGAVTSTPTWASDIQDSAYGAPRDPEDFGDFMGALAERYGAGAGDPETARISAYEIWNEPQSFVFWNPRPDPAAYTELLKAGYTAVKEVDPSGTVVGGVVTAGLSWGGININPVDFVETMYESGAAGYFDALSYHPYNYDWKFGDGFGNEISAVGQLQAMQDLMAQYGDGDKTVWTSEYGLPTSYVSEAQQAEFIEDFVTTWSELDGVGPQFIYSLVDRDSGSTEVEDTWGLFRDDYTPKQAATVVQAWIAENGPVPESGIPVDELPTLEELPDAPVVPEAPEVEEPAPADPVAEAVANWQAALAEAAANWAAGWGQPNSTATTTQSVAGTTAPTTTLRTATAPGDDEVDTQTSATDPALESTDSSRMAVIEATQAEPESTSSRTTTSRTETSRTATSEPDTPETDTTVATDTADSPADTGGEKDAAASDTSSTTDNSTGGSSGSGTSDSTDADTGSTE; this comes from the coding sequence TTGTTTGCGGCAGCCCTGGTCGGGGCGTCGGTCCAGACCGGAGCGCCGCCCCCACCGACGCAGGATGTCCAGCAGGTGTCAGCCCAGGTGACGCTCGCCGCGGCCATCGATACCTCTCCCAACGCCGTCGGCATCGCCGAATCCGAGCTCTACTTCATGACGCCGGCCGAGGTGGAGGTCGCACTGGACACCATGGAGTCCCTCGGTGTCACCCAGATTCGGATCTTCGTGCCGTGGCGTGCCGTTGTGCCCGCACCGGGCGTCTACAACTGGAGCGAGGTGGACAAGGTCGTCGATGCCGCATACGAACGCGGTATCGCGGTGATGGGTGCCGTGACAAGCACCCCGACCTGGGCATCGGATATCCAGGACTCGGCCTACGGGGCTCCGCGTGACCCGGAGGACTTCGGTGACTTCATGGGCGCGCTGGCCGAACGATACGGCGCCGGTGCGGGTGATCCCGAAACCGCGCGTATTTCGGCATACGAAATCTGGAACGAACCACAGAGTTTCGTGTTCTGGAATCCCCGCCCCGATCCGGCCGCCTACACCGAACTGTTGAAGGCCGGTTACACCGCGGTCAAGGAGGTCGACCCCAGTGGCACCGTCGTCGGCGGCGTCGTCACCGCCGGACTCAGCTGGGGTGGGATCAACATCAACCCCGTGGACTTCGTCGAGACGATGTACGAATCCGGGGCCGCGGGCTACTTCGACGCGCTGTCTTATCACCCGTACAACTACGACTGGAAGTTCGGCGATGGCTTCGGCAACGAGATATCGGCGGTCGGACAGTTGCAGGCCATGCAGGACCTCATGGCGCAATACGGTGACGGCGACAAGACCGTGTGGACAAGTGAATACGGTCTGCCGACCTCCTATGTCTCCGAGGCCCAGCAGGCCGAGTTCATCGAAGATTTCGTGACAACCTGGTCCGAACTCGACGGCGTGGGACCACAATTCATCTACTCCCTGGTCGACAGAGACTCCGGCTCGACCGAGGTCGAGGACACCTGGGGCCTGTTCCGCGACGACTACACACCCAAGCAGGCCGCCACCGTGGTCCAGGCCTGGATCGCCGAGAACGGCCCCGTTCCGGAAAGCGGAATCCCGGTGGATGAACTGCCGACGCTGGAGGAGTTGCCAGACGCTCCGGTGGTCCCGGAGGCTCCGGAGGTCGAGGAGCCGGCGCCGGCTGATCCGGTGGCCGAGGCGGTGGCAAACTGGCAGGCAGCCCTGGCCGAAGCGGCGGCCAACTGGGCGGCAGGATGGGGCCAGCCGAACAGCACCGCCACGACGACACAGTCCGTCGCCGGAACAACCGCACCGACCACGACGTTGCGCACCGCCACCGCACCGGGCGATGACGAGGTCGACACGCAAACCAGCGCAACGGATCCCGCCCTGGAGAGCACCGATTCGTCACGGATGGCAGTCATCGAGGCCACTCAGGCCGAGCCCGAGAGCACCTCGTCGCGAACCACCACCTCTCGAACCGAGACCTCCCGAACCGCAACGTCGGAGCCGGATACGCCCGAGACGGACACGACTGTCGCTACCGATACCGCTGACAGCCCGGCGGATACCGGAGGCGAGAAGGACGCGGCGGCGAGTGACACGAGCTCGACCACGGACAACTCCACCGGCGGTTCGTCGGGATCTGGCACCAGCGACTCCACCGACGCGGACACCGGCTCAACGGAATAA
- a CDS encoding GNAT family N-acetyltransferase, with translation MSALWPLFDLRVRTPRITLTYVTDDLGFKLAELAAGGIHDPSTMPFSEPWTDAPTKLLQRNAMQYYWRCRANTCADNWDIVLAASDRDDRLVGMCSLSATHFPTLRVASTGSWLGIEFQGRGLGLEIRHAALHLLFAGLGGARATTRAWHDNAASLGVTRALPYTYTGAELALRRDRPDTMLSFAMDRAQWSAQRRDDIGIQGITAARAQLGV, from the coding sequence ATGAGTGCGTTATGGCCCCTGTTCGACCTTCGCGTGCGCACACCGCGGATCACGTTGACCTACGTCACCGACGATCTCGGATTCAAGCTTGCCGAACTGGCCGCCGGCGGCATTCACGACCCGAGCACCATGCCGTTTTCCGAACCATGGACGGATGCGCCGACAAAATTGTTGCAGCGCAACGCGATGCAGTACTACTGGCGTTGCCGAGCGAACACCTGCGCCGACAACTGGGATATCGTGCTGGCCGCATCGGATCGAGACGATCGATTGGTAGGGATGTGCTCGTTATCCGCGACCCATTTCCCGACGCTGCGGGTCGCCAGCACGGGGTCCTGGCTCGGCATCGAATTCCAAGGTCGCGGACTGGGCCTGGAGATACGACACGCTGCGCTACACCTGCTGTTCGCCGGCCTCGGCGGTGCACGGGCGACGACCCGCGCATGGCATGACAACGCCGCATCGCTCGGCGTCACCCGCGCGCTGCCCTACACCTACACCGGCGCGGAGCTGGCGCTGCGCCGCGACAGGCCCGACACCATGCTGTCCTTCGCCATGGACAGAGCACAGTGGAGCGCCCAGCGGCGCGACGACATCGGGATCCAGGGCATCACCGCGGCGCGCGCTCAGCTGGGTGTGTAG
- a CDS encoding HemK2/MTQ2 family protein methyltransferase — protein sequence MTTAYPFDGDSRLVTMVTDGVYAPQEDSRLLVETMEKSGLALGSRVADLCTGSGVAAINAAVQGASSVSAFDICPRAVRCARANAEIAGASVDVHLGSWARAAEFGPFDLVICNPPYVPHDPALDALPATVGPARAWDAGADGRTVLDPLCAAVPTLLADGGSVLIVQSEFADPRKTLEALSAVGLDADIVAWEWIPFGPVLSARAQWLEDTGRLQPGRREEELLVIRADKP from the coding sequence ATGACTACCGCTTACCCGTTTGACGGCGACTCCCGACTGGTGACCATGGTGACCGACGGCGTATACGCGCCGCAGGAGGATTCGCGATTGCTGGTCGAAACCATGGAAAAGAGCGGGCTCGCCTTGGGAAGCAGAGTGGCCGACCTGTGTACCGGCAGCGGTGTCGCGGCGATCAATGCTGCGGTGCAGGGCGCGTCAAGCGTCTCGGCATTCGATATCTGCCCGCGGGCGGTGCGATGCGCTCGCGCCAACGCCGAGATCGCCGGTGCGTCGGTCGACGTCCACCTGGGATCCTGGGCGCGCGCAGCGGAATTCGGCCCCTTCGACCTGGTGATATGCAACCCGCCCTACGTTCCCCACGACCCGGCGCTTGACGCACTGCCCGCAACGGTCGGCCCCGCACGTGCCTGGGATGCCGGCGCGGACGGTCGGACGGTGCTGGATCCGCTGTGCGCGGCCGTTCCCACGCTGCTGGCTGACGGTGGCAGCGTGTTGATCGTGCAGTCGGAGTTTGCAGATCCGCGGAAGACGCTGGAGGCGTTGTCGGCCGTTGGGTTGGACGCCGATATCGTGGCTTGGGAATGGATCCCGTTCGGCCCGGTCCTGAGCGCCCGTGCCCAGTGGCTGGAAGATACGGGACGGTTGCAGCCGGGTCGGCGTGAAGAGGAGCTACTGGTGATCAGGGCCGACAAGCCATGA
- a CDS encoding CDGSH iron-sulfur domain-containing protein, with the protein MSEKEFRIVRVVRGGPVLVQGPVSVELADGTTIQSDRFMVAICACGRSKDYPLCDTSHRRRCRTSGAKKVKATESADDNN; encoded by the coding sequence ATGAGTGAGAAAGAGTTTCGTATCGTTCGGGTGGTGCGCGGCGGTCCGGTCCTGGTTCAGGGGCCGGTGTCGGTGGAACTCGCCGATGGCACGACCATCCAATCGGACCGATTCATGGTCGCGATATGCGCCTGTGGGCGAAGCAAGGACTATCCGCTGTGTGACACCAGCCACCGGCGACGCTGCCGCACGTCAGGGGCGAAAAAGGTGAAGGCGACGGAATCGGCCGACGACAACAACTGA
- a CDS encoding iron-containing redox enzyme family protein has translation MRRPTGYSSTVTLATPRIEPLLPLPRGPLSLAVIELLNERAPVNHLSRVEASLADADPYGLDLHLALYVCYELHYRGFDGVDPGWEWDAGLLHLRGRLESLFLAEVQREVGPIGPDETAHAEMDALSVEPVDGEGLSYHLRDKGTWDQMREYFVHRSLYHLKEGDPHAWAIPRLIGQAKAAFVAVEFDEFGAGNGTRLHQRLFADLMDAAELDSDYLGYIDIVPAEALAAVNLMSLFGLHRRHRGAAIGHFASTEITSPPGSSRLVDALQRLGAPQECIAFYAEHVEADAVHEQVVRTDVVGDLLSREPHLDRDVVFGIRAHALVEDKLADHMLRSWDQNQSSLRRSLD, from the coding sequence ATGCGACGTCCCACGGGGTATTCCTCCACCGTGACCCTCGCAACTCCCCGCATCGAACCGCTCCTTCCTCTGCCCCGGGGGCCGCTGTCGCTAGCGGTCATCGAACTGCTCAACGAGCGTGCGCCGGTCAACCACCTGTCACGAGTCGAGGCGTCGCTGGCAGACGCCGACCCTTACGGTCTCGATCTCCACCTGGCGTTGTATGTCTGCTACGAGTTGCACTACCGGGGGTTCGACGGCGTCGACCCCGGCTGGGAGTGGGATGCCGGCCTGCTGCATTTGCGCGGTCGATTGGAGAGCCTGTTCCTGGCCGAGGTGCAGCGCGAGGTCGGCCCCATCGGGCCAGACGAGACCGCGCATGCGGAAATGGATGCGCTCTCGGTCGAACCCGTTGATGGCGAGGGGCTTTCGTACCATCTGCGAGACAAGGGCACCTGGGATCAGATGCGCGAGTACTTCGTGCACCGCTCGCTCTACCACCTGAAGGAAGGCGATCCGCACGCGTGGGCCATCCCGCGGCTCATCGGGCAGGCCAAGGCGGCGTTCGTCGCCGTCGAGTTCGACGAGTTCGGCGCGGGGAACGGCACGCGCTTGCATCAGCGGCTGTTCGCCGACCTCATGGACGCCGCGGAGTTGGATTCCGACTACCTTGGCTATATCGATATTGTTCCGGCCGAGGCGCTCGCTGCCGTGAACCTCATGTCGCTGTTCGGTCTGCACCGTCGGCACCGCGGAGCGGCCATCGGGCACTTCGCCTCCACCGAGATCACCTCGCCTCCGGGGTCCAGCCGCTTGGTCGATGCACTGCAGAGGTTGGGAGCCCCGCAGGAATGCATCGCGTTCTACGCCGAGCATGTCGAGGCCGATGCCGTCCATGAGCAGGTGGTGCGCACCGATGTGGTGGGCGACCTGCTGTCCCGCGAACCCCATCTCGATCGCGATGTCGTCTTCGGGATCCGCGCCCACGCCCTCGTCGAGGACAAATTGGCCGATCACATGTTGCGATCCTGGGACCAGAACCAGAGCTCGCTGCGACGCTCGCTCGACTAA
- a CDS encoding glycosyltransferase, with product MRTMIGYYVHHHGYGHLARAMSITERMTRPVTVLTSRDVPQDNPFTEVIVLPRDDGADTVHESTAHGALHWAPHFDTGYTARMNAIADWVRDARPEAVVVDVSVEVATFARLLGIPVVVIALPGNRTDAPHTLVHTLADRIIAAWPRELRIPEWLRPHDDKTVYVGGISRFDGRRVPARVSTGNIVVLSGAGGSDSAQTTGDGSAEWTWLGGQHGDWVSDPWPHLAGADVIITHAGQNSIADTAAAGRPAIVIPQRRPFDEQHTTATVLDRHGLAAIAFEWPAPEGWGELTRRAYGIGGEQWQRWRVHGAAGRAAAAIEETARACRGVVSA from the coding sequence ATGCGAACGATGATCGGCTACTACGTGCACCATCACGGCTACGGGCACCTCGCGCGGGCGATGAGCATCACCGAGCGCATGACTCGGCCGGTCACCGTGCTCACCAGCCGAGACGTGCCGCAGGACAATCCGTTCACGGAGGTGATCGTGCTTCCGCGTGACGACGGCGCCGACACGGTGCACGAGTCCACCGCGCACGGTGCGCTGCATTGGGCGCCACATTTCGACACCGGCTACACCGCCAGGATGAACGCCATCGCCGACTGGGTTCGCGATGCCCGACCGGAGGCTGTGGTCGTCGACGTCTCGGTTGAGGTGGCGACCTTCGCGCGTCTGCTGGGGATACCGGTGGTGGTGATCGCGTTGCCCGGTAACCGTACCGACGCTCCCCACACGCTGGTTCACACCCTCGCCGATCGCATCATCGCGGCATGGCCTCGTGAGCTTCGTATCCCCGAATGGCTTCGCCCTCATGACGACAAGACCGTCTACGTCGGCGGCATCAGCCGATTCGACGGTCGCCGAGTTCCCGCCCGCGTCAGCACCGGAAACATCGTGGTCCTCTCGGGCGCCGGCGGTTCCGACTCTGCGCAGACCACCGGTGATGGATCGGCCGAGTGGACGTGGCTGGGCGGACAGCACGGAGACTGGGTATCCGATCCGTGGCCGCACTTGGCCGGCGCAGATGTCATCATCACCCATGCTGGGCAGAACAGCATCGCCGATACGGCCGCCGCCGGGCGTCCGGCGATCGTGATTCCCCAGCGGCGCCCTTTCGATGAACAGCACACCACCGCAACGGTATTGGACAGGCATGGGTTGGCGGCCATCGCGTTCGAGTGGCCGGCTCCCGAGGGTTGGGGCGAGTTGACCCGACGCGCGTACGGGATCGGCGGGGAGCAGTGGCAACGCTGGCGTGTACACGGGGCTGCTGGTCGCGCGGCCGCCGCGATCGAGGAGACGGCGCGGGCATGCCGGGGCGTGGTGTCGGCATGA
- a CDS encoding glycosyltransferase family 2 protein, translating to MRTAVITTVHGRGAHLQRQRAGLAAGTVRPDLQVVIAMDDPDVHTHLGGAGFPTAVIECAVGAGGLPLARARNIGAAAALADGAQLLIFLDVDCIPAPTMVQRYRDVGATPSHRDALLCGPVAYLPPPGPTGYPETGLGRLASPHPARPAPDADTVLSGGDHRLFWSLSFAVTAPTWGIIGGFCEDYCGYGGEDTDFAQTAAALDVPLRWIGGAEAFHQYHPVSDPPVEHVRDIVRNARIFQRRWGWLPMGGWLDQFEARGLITRDAAGRPSLTGDESCLVRSTAGNPAT from the coding sequence ATGAGAACCGCGGTCATCACCACTGTCCATGGGCGGGGCGCGCATCTGCAACGCCAACGAGCCGGATTGGCGGCCGGTACGGTTCGTCCCGACCTACAGGTCGTGATCGCGATGGATGATCCCGATGTGCACACCCATCTCGGTGGCGCGGGGTTTCCCACGGCCGTGATCGAGTGCGCCGTCGGAGCGGGCGGTCTTCCGCTGGCACGAGCCAGGAATATCGGCGCAGCGGCAGCTTTGGCTGACGGCGCGCAACTGCTCATCTTCCTCGATGTCGACTGCATACCCGCCCCCACGATGGTGCAGCGCTACCGTGACGTGGGCGCAACACCGTCACACCGTGACGCGCTGCTGTGCGGTCCGGTCGCCTATCTCCCACCCCCGGGTCCGACCGGCTACCCGGAGACCGGTCTGGGCCGATTGGCCAGTCCGCATCCAGCGCGACCCGCACCTGATGCGGATACCGTGCTGTCCGGTGGCGATCACCGGCTGTTCTGGTCGCTGTCCTTTGCCGTCACCGCACCCACCTGGGGCATCATCGGCGGATTCTGTGAGGACTACTGCGGCTACGGCGGCGAAGACACCGATTTCGCCCAGACGGCTGCCGCACTCGATGTGCCGTTACGGTGGATCGGGGGCGCCGAGGCGTTCCATCAGTACCACCCCGTCAGCGATCCACCCGTCGAGCATGTGCGCGATATCGTCCGCAATGCCCGAATCTTCCAGCGGCGCTGGGGCTGGCTACCGATGGGCGGTTGGTTGGACCAGTTCGAGGCGCGAGGTCTGATCACCCGGGACGCTGCCGGTCGTCCGTCGCTCACCGGCGACGAGTCGTGTTTGGTGCGGTCGACGGCGGGCAACCCGGCGACATGA
- a CDS encoding molybdopterin-dependent oxidoreductase has product MTAEKKITYCRICEPLCGLIATVEDGRLLSLRPDKDHPLSQGRACPKGIAFSDVQNDPDRVLQPLRRRPDGSFATVSWDEALDDIATRLGSVLAEHGGGAVGEYLGNPSAFGYAASLWSGLFMKRIGAGHLYSAGSQDINSRYVASKLLYGAATQIPFPDLPRTDFLFMLGANPLVSHGSALRAPRVKDDLAGIVKRGGRVIVVDPRHTETAAAYEHVAVRPDSDAWLMLSLLNVVFAENLQDNLALTAHTVGAETLRALCADFPPEDTAIRTGIPAPTVRALARDFATARTAVAYGRTGACLGHHGTLVSFLIDALNTATGNLDRPGGALMSHQVIPVEQFGEKSGAFSYDTKTSRIGGFPDVFGSFPAALMADEITTGGKGQLRALFVLAGNPVLSVPNSAALESALGELDLLVSLDLYVNETNRHADYILPATTFLERDDLPMAYAACCPTVFLQAAEPVVPAYGQARPEWEVFEDLAERMGLSLFATGALAPLNAVLRWLRRRGVRITPQRMMHTLLRIGPYGDRFGLRRGGLNPARLRAHPHGVVLAEHAPHGVLAEAVTHPGGKVDLAPPQIVNEVARLGTAPGTTVDFPLLAIGIRELRSQNSWMHNSPILMKGNRTQRARVNPSDAAAAGLADGGRVRVVSATGAIELEVLVSDELGPGTIAIPQGWGHRGGGWRLANAHAGVNVNELTSNRPEDLEALAGMSVLNGVAVRLEPVRQPAESPARYSASRP; this is encoded by the coding sequence GTGACCGCCGAGAAGAAGATCACCTACTGCCGCATCTGCGAACCGCTGTGCGGACTGATCGCCACCGTCGAGGACGGCCGCCTGCTCTCACTCAGGCCCGACAAGGACCACCCGCTCTCGCAGGGGCGCGCCTGCCCCAAGGGGATCGCGTTCAGCGACGTCCAGAACGATCCCGACCGGGTGTTGCAACCCCTTCGGCGCCGGCCCGACGGCAGCTTCGCAACCGTCAGCTGGGACGAGGCACTCGATGACATCGCCACCCGCCTGGGAAGTGTGCTCGCCGAGCACGGCGGCGGAGCCGTCGGCGAATATCTGGGTAACCCTTCGGCATTCGGGTACGCGGCCAGCCTGTGGTCGGGACTGTTCATGAAGCGGATCGGGGCAGGCCATCTGTACTCGGCCGGATCGCAGGACATCAACAGCCGCTACGTCGCCAGCAAGCTGCTCTACGGTGCCGCCACCCAGATCCCGTTCCCCGACCTGCCGCGCACCGACTTCCTGTTCATGCTGGGGGCCAATCCGCTTGTCTCCCACGGCAGCGCATTACGCGCACCGCGTGTCAAGGATGACCTCGCCGGCATCGTCAAGCGCGGCGGCCGCGTCATCGTCGTCGATCCTCGCCACACCGAGACGGCGGCCGCCTACGAACATGTCGCGGTCCGACCCGATTCCGATGCTTGGTTGATGCTCTCGCTGCTGAACGTGGTGTTCGCCGAGAATCTACAGGACAATCTCGCGTTGACGGCACACACCGTCGGCGCGGAAACTCTACGCGCCCTGTGCGCGGACTTCCCACCCGAGGACACCGCCATCCGCACGGGTATCCCGGCGCCGACCGTCCGCGCACTGGCCCGCGACTTCGCCACCGCCCGCACCGCGGTGGCGTACGGGAGAACCGGCGCATGCCTTGGCCATCACGGCACGCTGGTCAGTTTTCTGATCGACGCACTGAACACCGCAACAGGCAATCTGGATCGCCCCGGCGGTGCCCTGATGTCACATCAGGTGATCCCGGTCGAGCAGTTCGGGGAAAAGTCCGGGGCGTTCAGCTACGACACCAAGACGTCGCGCATCGGTGGGTTCCCGGATGTCTTCGGCTCGTTCCCGGCTGCGCTGATGGCCGATGAGATCACCACCGGCGGAAAGGGACAACTGCGAGCCCTTTTCGTGCTCGCGGGCAATCCCGTGCTGTCGGTGCCCAACAGCGCTGCCCTGGAGTCCGCGCTGGGGGAATTGGATCTGCTTGTGTCCCTCGATCTGTATGTCAACGAGACCAACCGGCACGCCGACTACATCCTGCCCGCCACCACGTTTCTGGAGCGCGACGACCTCCCGATGGCGTACGCGGCCTGCTGTCCCACGGTATTCCTGCAGGCCGCCGAACCGGTGGTGCCCGCATACGGGCAGGCACGCCCCGAATGGGAGGTCTTCGAGGATCTGGCCGAACGAATGGGGCTGTCGCTCTTCGCCACCGGCGCCCTCGCTCCACTGAACGCGGTGTTGCGGTGGCTCCGACGCCGCGGTGTGCGCATCACCCCGCAACGCATGATGCACACGTTGCTGCGCATCGGCCCCTACGGTGACAGGTTCGGGCTGCGCCGCGGCGGCCTCAATCCGGCTCGGTTGCGCGCACACCCGCATGGTGTCGTGTTGGCCGAGCACGCACCGCACGGTGTGCTCGCCGAGGCGGTCACCCACCCCGGCGGCAAGGTCGATCTGGCACCGCCCCAGATCGTCAACGAGGTGGCTCGGCTCGGCACGGCGCCCGGCACCACGGTGGACTTCCCGCTGCTGGCCATCGGGATCCGGGAACTGCGATCCCAGAACAGCTGGATGCACAACAGCCCGATCCTGATGAAAGGTAACCGCACCCAGCGCGCGCGGGTCAATCCCTCCGATGCGGCGGCGGCCGGTCTTGCCGATGGCGGTCGAGTACGCGTCGTCTCGGCCACCGGTGCCATCGAACTAGAGGTCTTGGTCTCCGATGAGCTCGGGCCGGGTACCATCGCCATCCCCCAGGGATGGGGACATCGTGGCGGCGGCTGGCGGCTGGCAAACGCCCATGCCGGCGTGAACGTCAACGAACTGACCTCCAACCGTCCCGAAGATCTGGAGGCTTTGGCGGGTATGTCGGTGCTCAACGGTGTGGCGGTGCGCTTGGAGCCGGTCCGGCAACCCGCCGAGAGTCCGGCCCGTTACTCGGCGTCGCGGCCCTGA
- a CDS encoding winged helix-turn-helix transcriptional regulator yields MTVQSKRAPRGDLFDVRCPTRDLLDRVGGKWTAMLVKLLDEAGERRFSELSRGAAGISRKMLASTLRDLERDGLVSRRVQPTTPPSVYYELTPLGRSLSEPLATLRNWAESNMRAVDDARIEFDRRS; encoded by the coding sequence GTGACCGTGCAGTCCAAGCGGGCGCCTCGTGGCGATCTTTTCGACGTGAGGTGCCCCACCCGTGATCTGCTCGATCGCGTCGGCGGAAAGTGGACGGCAATGCTCGTGAAGCTTCTCGACGAGGCCGGCGAGCGCCGCTTCAGCGAGCTCTCAAGGGGCGCAGCGGGCATATCGCGCAAAATGCTGGCGAGCACGCTGCGTGACCTCGAGCGCGATGGGTTGGTGTCACGCAGGGTCCAGCCAACCACCCCGCCGAGTGTGTACTACGAGCTGACACCCCTAGGGCGATCACTGTCCGAACCGCTTGCCACCCTGCGGAATTGGGCTGAGTCGAACATGCGCGCCGTCGACGACGCGAGGATCGAGTTCGACCGTAGGAGCTAG
- a CDS encoding alpha/beta fold hydrolase: MTIEIARVDVGEITLNTALAGSGPPIVLLHGWPHTWRLWGGVIEILAESRRVIAPDLRGTGGSTRAATGYDLQTVADDIDRLLDVLDVSDALVAGIDVGAPIAWMFAERHPARARRLAVMEAVLPNAPGAEEFFADGPPWWFGFHAVDGLAEAIVTGREDHYLGWFLDGGTVTALAPGLREEFVAAYSGYDSLRCGFEYYRRNALNSSQIQSAVADARRVPVPTLAIAGGVVGHVLGVQLQPITQNLRTVDMTHCGHLIPVDDPCGLAVALAEFADPESADPQQYS; encoded by the coding sequence ATGACGATCGAGATTGCGCGCGTTGATGTCGGGGAGATCACGCTGAACACGGCGCTGGCTGGATCCGGACCGCCGATCGTGTTGTTGCACGGCTGGCCGCACACCTGGCGTTTGTGGGGCGGCGTGATCGAGATTCTCGCCGAAAGTCGCCGAGTCATCGCGCCAGATCTGCGCGGCACCGGTGGGAGTACCCGCGCCGCAACCGGTTACGACCTGCAGACGGTGGCGGACGATATCGACAGGCTGCTCGATGTATTGGACGTCTCCGACGCCCTGGTGGCGGGTATCGACGTCGGCGCGCCCATAGCGTGGATGTTTGCGGAGCGGCACCCGGCACGTGCCCGCAGGCTGGCCGTGATGGAGGCAGTGCTTCCGAATGCGCCCGGCGCCGAGGAGTTCTTCGCAGACGGTCCGCCATGGTGGTTCGGATTTCACGCTGTGGACGGCCTCGCCGAGGCCATCGTCACCGGCCGCGAGGACCACTACCTGGGGTGGTTCCTGGACGGGGGCACGGTGACGGCACTCGCCCCGGGTCTTCGAGAGGAGTTCGTGGCGGCGTACTCCGGCTATGACTCGCTGCGCTGTGGGTTTGAGTACTACCGTCGAAATGCCTTGAACAGCAGTCAAATCCAATCGGCAGTGGCCGACGCGCGCCGCGTTCCCGTGCCAACCTTGGCTATCGCGGGCGGGGTTGTCGGCCATGTGTTGGGGGTTCAACTCCAGCCGATCACTCAGAACTTGCGGACCGTCGACATGACCCACTGCGGCCATCTCATCCCCGTCGATGATCCCTGCGGACTTGCCGTCGCGCTCGCGGAGTTCGCCGATCCAGAGTCAGCTGATCCCCAGCAGTACAGCTAG
- a CDS encoding Lrp/AsnC family transcriptional regulator, with the protein MDGLDEQILGILRENARCSFSELGRLVGLSTNAAAARVRRLETEGVILGYTILAGQNVPGPRGGLEVFIDVRLDAETDNDTFTTRIAQVRQVVDAIHMTGPYDYLLRAYVPDTGALDLLLRRLKKECGAEQTQTRVALRSR; encoded by the coding sequence GTGGACGGTCTGGACGAGCAAATTCTCGGGATCCTGCGGGAAAATGCGCGTTGCTCGTTCAGTGAGCTCGGCCGCCTGGTCGGACTCAGCACGAATGCTGCGGCGGCCCGAGTCCGACGGCTGGAAACCGAGGGGGTCATCCTCGGCTACACCATCCTCGCCGGCCAGAATGTGCCCGGTCCGCGGGGCGGCCTGGAAGTATTCATCGATGTCCGCCTCGACGCCGAAACCGACAACGACACGTTCACCACACGCATCGCGCAGGTTCGCCAGGTCGTCGACGCCATCCACATGACCGGTCCCTACGACTACCTGCTGCGGGCGTACGTCCCGGATACCGGCGCGCTGGACCTGCTGCTGCGTCGGCTCAAGAAGGAGTGCGGAGCAGAGCAGACACAGACGCGGGTGGCACTGCGTTCCCGCTGA